Proteins from a single region of Primulina eburnea isolate SZY01 unplaced genomic scaffold, ASM2296580v1 ctg929, whole genome shotgun sequence:
- the LOC140822572 gene encoding flavonoid 4'-O-methyltransferase 3-like: MESKAKTQSQLQEKEALAAQVDIWKYVFAFTPMAVLKCAIELQISETVESHGGSITLPELSVALHCSPSALHRIMRYLIYHGFFKQIRIIRDQESSLCYTQTPHSRLLLKDGMAAFILLESSPVMLAPWHGLSGRAMLKGVSPFGAAHDGLDLWKYAAANPDYSKLINDAMACHARLAVSAIVDQYPEAFEGISSLVDVGGGDGTALNALVKACPWIRGVNYDLPHVISVAPHREGVEHVGGDMFKMVPKGDAAFLMWVLHDWSDEECIQILRNCMEAIPRDKGKVIIMEAVVEEGEGADEYSEVRLAFDMGMMAHTEKGKERTWEEWECLLNEVGFTKYTEKRIEGVLSVIEAYP; the protein is encoded by the exons ATGGAATCCAAAGCCAAAACACAATCACAACTCCAAGAAAAAGAAGCACTGGCTGCCCAGGTGGATATATGGAAGTATGTGTTTGCTTTCACTCCAATGGCAGTACTAAAATGTGCTATAGAACTCCAAATATCTGAAACCGTTGAATCACACGGCGGATCCATCACGCTCCCTGAGCTATCCGTCGCCTTGCACTGCTCCCCCTCTGCCCTCCACCGTATCATGAGATACTTGATTTATCACGGCTTCTTCAAGCAAATTCGGATCATTCGAGACCAAGAATCATCACTCTGCTACACCCAAACGCCACATTCTCGATTGCTTTTGAAAGATGGCATGGCTGCTTTCATCCTGCTCGAGAGCAGCCCCGTGATGCTCGCCCCGTGGCATGGCCTAAGCGGACGTGCTATGCTGAAAGGTGTTTCTCCGTTTGGGGCCGCACATGACGGGCTCGACTTATGGAAATATGCGGCAGCAAATCCTGATTATAGTAAATTAATCAACGATGCgatggcatgccatgcaaggtTGGCTGTTTCAGCAATCGTTGATCAGTATCCTGAGGCGTTCGAGGGGATCAGTTCTTTGGTGGACGTTGGTGGTGGAGATGGGACGGCCCTTAACGCCTTGGTGAAGGCTTGTCCGTGGATTCGAGGGGTTAACTACGATCTCCCGCATGTCATTTCTGTCGCACCGCATCGTGAAGGCGTGGAGCATGTTGGTGGCGACATGTTCAAAATGGTTCCCAAGGGCGATGCCGCTTTTCTTATG tgGGTGTTACACGATTGGAGCGACGAAGAATGCATTCAAATACTGCGAAATTGTATGGAAGCGATTCCTAGGGACAAGGGGAAGGTGATCATCATGGAGGCGGTGGTCGAAGAAGGCGAAGGGGCTGATGAGTATAGCGAGGTTCGTTTGGCGTTTGACATGGGGATGATGGCTCACACGGAGAAAGGAAAAGAAAGAACTTGGGAAGAATGGGAATGCTTGTTGAACGAGGTTGGCTTTACAAAATACACAGAGAAACGCATTGAAGGTGTTTTATCTGTTATAGAAGCTTACCCATGA
- the LOC140822571 gene encoding uncharacterized protein isoform X1 — protein sequence MSRRGYARLTHIMEKTTQGDAKITRSQVWIEGHKKKNGEPITEAVGEKMKQIQECPPESQNTTNIADDAISLVFGKETRGRVRGMGFGVTPSKVGAYVQQNGTVKQLQNMVHNLQQEIQEMKSMFLQSMRQQNQQEQVASGGIGSSIGNEVGSNSDINIGAKKICNVKKHLATAQSNLKKVSCGDICPNSKCKLLDWSVDELVVAEGRIASTDPNTKVHHVVLGRSCWKVWIDKVLVEKVDLIRPNDEMQFLDDAIGSTVAWLSKFVVLCD from the exons ATGAGCCGGAGAGGTTATGCTCGTTTGACTCACATTATg GAGAAGACAACTCAGGGAGATGCAAAAATTACAAGATCACAAGTTTGGATTGAAGGGCACAAGAAAAAAAATGGGGAACCTATTACTGAAGCTGTTGGAGAGAAAATG AAACAAATACAAGAATGTCCGCCTGAATCTCAAAACACAACTAACATTGCTGATGATGCAATTAGCCTTGTGTTTGGCAAGGAAACTCGGGGTAGAGTGCGTGGGATGGGCTTTGGAGTTACACCATCAAAAGTTGGAGCTTATGTACAACAAAATGGCACTGTTAAACAACTTCAAAATATGGTGCATAACCTTCAACAAGAAATACAAGAAATGAAGTCCATGTTTTTACAAAGTATGAGACAACAAAATCAACAAGAACAG GTTGCTAGTGGTGGCATTGGTAGCAGTATTGGGAATGAAGTTGGTAGCAATAGTGATATCAATATTGGTGCAAAGAAAATTTGTAATGTTAAAAAACATCTTGCTACAGCTCAG TCAAATTTGAAGAAAGTGAGTTGTGGAGATATATGTCCTAACAGTAAATGTAAGTTGCTTGATTGGTCTGTTGATGAATTAGTTGTTGCAGAAGGTCGAATTGCATCTACAGATCCAAACACAAAAGTGCATCATGTTGTTCTTGGTAGATCTTGTTGGAAAGTTTGGATTGATAAGGTTTTGGTAGAGAAGGTGGATCTAATTCGACCAAATGATGAAATGCAGTTTCTCGATGACGCAATAGGAAGCACGGTCGCATGGTTATCTAAATTTGTAGTATTGTGTGATTGA
- the LOC140822571 gene encoding uncharacterized protein isoform X2 encodes MQKLQDHKFGLKGTRKKMGNLLLKLLERKCLVFGKETRGRVRGMGFGVTPSKVGAYVQQNGTVKQLQNMVHNLQQEIQEMKSMFLQSMRQQNQQEQVASGGIGSSIGNEVGSNSDINIGAKKICNVKKHLATAQSNLKKVSCGDICPNSKCKLLDWSVDELVVAEGRIASTDPNTKVHHVVLGRSCWKVWIDKVLVEKVDLIRPNDEMQFLDDAIGSTVAWLSKFVVLCD; translated from the exons ATGCAAAAATTACAAGATCACAAGTTTGGATTGAAGGGCACAAGAAAAAAAATGGGGAACCTATTACTGAAGCTGTTGGAGAGAAAATG CCTTGTGTTTGGCAAGGAAACTCGGGGTAGAGTGCGTGGGATGGGCTTTGGAGTTACACCATCAAAAGTTGGAGCTTATGTACAACAAAATGGCACTGTTAAACAACTTCAAAATATGGTGCATAACCTTCAACAAGAAATACAAGAAATGAAGTCCATGTTTTTACAAAGTATGAGACAACAAAATCAACAAGAACAG GTTGCTAGTGGTGGCATTGGTAGCAGTATTGGGAATGAAGTTGGTAGCAATAGTGATATCAATATTGGTGCAAAGAAAATTTGTAATGTTAAAAAACATCTTGCTACAGCTCAG TCAAATTTGAAGAAAGTGAGTTGTGGAGATATATGTCCTAACAGTAAATGTAAGTTGCTTGATTGGTCTGTTGATGAATTAGTTGTTGCAGAAGGTCGAATTGCATCTACAGATCCAAACACAAAAGTGCATCATGTTGTTCTTGGTAGATCTTGTTGGAAAGTTTGGATTGATAAGGTTTTGGTAGAGAAGGTGGATCTAATTCGACCAAATGATGAAATGCAGTTTCTCGATGACGCAATAGGAAGCACGGTCGCATGGTTATCTAAATTTGTAGTATTGTGTGATTGA